From the genome of Flavobacterium luteolum, one region includes:
- a CDS encoding sensor histidine kinase, which yields MKNWKFYNALFVRVLFVMVLFLASALLFYKGFQYNALLVGVFVLIFLFEMYFFVKNQLLFYDKTINSILHDDFSAHFPEGHKKDNFNSLYLLYDTLKVQKQEQISKELIYRSILNSIDTAALILEKENEDWSIFIMNDCFSNLFKVPKVSHWKYLKNYLPSLCGEIEKVGFTELKTAISIKIEDQDLQTFMLQTSHTQTYDKEYFIILLDSIQRVIEKKEKEAWINLMKIISHELMNSLTPIRALSQNLLHIVDQEELEEDDFEDIKSSISTIINRSDHLQFFVENYRKLAMLPTPNKQMTPINALFEDCLRIMSPILKEEGIELVNEIHSSRSIMIDKNQMEQVIINLITNSIHALKEKTEKKLIISSYTENNRFFIVISDNGKGVDAEIRDKVFLPFFTTRKDGAGIGLTLSKNIIEAHGGYLSYQTDEDKTSFVICLI from the coding sequence ATGAAGAATTGGAAATTTTATAATGCCTTGTTCGTGAGGGTTCTATTTGTAATGGTACTCTTCCTTGCCAGTGCATTATTATTCTATAAAGGATTTCAATACAACGCTCTATTGGTTGGTGTTTTCGTTTTGATTTTCCTATTCGAAATGTATTTTTTTGTCAAAAACCAATTGCTGTTTTATGACAAAACGATAAACTCGATTCTACATGACGACTTTTCTGCCCATTTTCCAGAAGGACATAAAAAAGACAACTTCAATAGTCTGTATCTCTTGTATGATACTTTAAAAGTTCAGAAACAAGAGCAAATTTCCAAAGAATTAATCTACCGTTCGATTTTGAACAGTATAGACACCGCTGCTTTAATCTTAGAAAAAGAAAATGAGGATTGGTCCATTTTTATAATGAATGACTGTTTTTCGAATCTTTTTAAAGTCCCAAAAGTAAGTCATTGGAAATATCTGAAAAACTATCTTCCGAGTCTGTGTGGTGAAATTGAAAAGGTTGGTTTTACCGAATTAAAAACCGCCATTTCAATCAAAATTGAAGATCAGGACTTGCAGACTTTTATGTTGCAGACTTCTCATACTCAAACCTACGATAAAGAGTATTTTATCATTTTGCTCGACAGTATTCAGCGCGTTATTGAGAAAAAAGAAAAAGAAGCATGGATTAATTTGATGAAGATTATTTCGCATGAATTAATGAATTCTCTAACGCCTATTCGTGCGCTTTCGCAGAATCTGCTTCATATTGTAGATCAGGAAGAGTTGGAAGAAGACGATTTTGAAGACATCAAAAGCAGTATTTCGACAATCATAAATAGAAGTGATCATTTGCAGTTTTTTGTGGAGAATTACCGTAAACTGGCAATGTTGCCAACGCCAAACAAGCAAATGACGCCAATTAATGCATTGTTTGAAGATTGTCTGCGTATCATGAGTCCGATTTTGAAAGAAGAAGGAATAGAATTGGTGAACGAAATACACAGTTCGCGTTCTATTATGATTGATAAAAATCAGATGGAACAGGTGATTATCAATTTAATTACCAATAGTATTCATGCATTAAAAGAAAAAACTGAAAAGAAATTAATAATTTCCAGTTATACAGAAAATAATCGCTTTTTCATTGTGATCTCAGACAACGGAAAAGGAGTAGACGCAGAGATTCGAGATAAAGTTTTTCTTCCGTTTTTCACCACCAGAAAAGATGGAGCAGGAATTGGTTTGACGCTTTCTAAAAACATTATAGAAGCCCACGGAGGTTATCTAAGCTACCAAACCGATGAGGATAAAACGAGTTTTGTGATTTGCTTGATTTAG
- a CDS encoding MGMT family protein: protein MAEENFFERVYVIARQIPFGKVTSYGAIAKALGTARSARMVGWAMNACHNMDDVPAHRVVNQKGLLTGKHHFDGTNLMQQLLENEGIKVVNNQIVDFEKHFWKPEVES, encoded by the coding sequence ATGGCAGAAGAGAATTTTTTTGAAAGAGTTTATGTAATCGCCAGACAAATTCCGTTTGGAAAAGTTACTTCTTATGGTGCAATAGCAAAAGCATTGGGCACAGCACGTTCTGCAAGAATGGTCGGTTGGGCAATGAACGCCTGTCATAATATGGATGATGTTCCTGCGCATAGAGTTGTAAACCAAAAAGGTCTTCTAACAGGAAAACATCACTTTGACGGAACTAATTTAATGCAGCAACTTTTAGAAAACGAAGGCATTAAAGTAGTCAACAATCAGATTGTAGATTTTGAAAAGCATTTCTGGAAACCGGAAGTTGAATCGTAA
- a CDS encoding LysE family transporter, which yields MTYLTPLLSGFIAAAIGTIPPGLLNMTAAKIKMKEGKKNALSFVIGAVIVIFFQAYVAVLFARVIDNRPDVVTLLREVGFVIFSILTIYFLFFAKDPIAKKKTKIKKSSKKSSFFLGMLLSGLNFFPIPYYVVVSVTLASYNLFTFQNPIILTFVLGSVLGAFGILYSYIAFFGRIEKKTDYFMRNMNTIIGTITGLVAVATLFNILNYYFG from the coding sequence ATGACCTACCTTACCCCTTTACTTTCAGGTTTTATCGCAGCAGCCATTGGGACAATTCCGCCAGGATTGCTCAATATGACGGCTGCCAAAATAAAAATGAAAGAGGGAAAAAAGAATGCACTGTCATTTGTAATCGGCGCTGTTATCGTTATTTTCTTTCAGGCTTATGTCGCAGTATTATTTGCACGTGTTATAGACAATCGCCCAGATGTTGTAACCTTATTGCGTGAAGTTGGTTTTGTTATTTTTTCGATCTTAACTATTTACTTTTTATTTTTTGCGAAAGATCCAATAGCAAAGAAAAAAACAAAGATTAAGAAAAGCAGTAAAAAAAGTAGTTTCTTTCTCGGAATGTTGCTTTCTGGATTAAACTTCTTTCCGATTCCGTATTATGTTGTCGTAAGTGTTACACTGGCTTCATACAATCTTTTTACATTTCAAAACCCAATTATACTAACATTCGTATTAGGCTCTGTTCTTGGCGCTTTTGGAATTTTATACAGTTATATTGCTTTTTTCGGAAGAATAGAAAAGAAAACCGATTACTTCATGCGTAACATGAATACCATTATCGGAACCATTACTGGATTAGTCGCTGTTGCAACACTTTTCAATATCCTAAATTACTACTTCGGATAA